In bacterium, a single genomic region encodes these proteins:
- a CDS encoding glycosyltransferase 87 family protein: protein MKSRAILYILLAAAILVAVAGFVADFKNTAFYGGVDLRNRVTAARVAQELKQDPYFYKWSPKESDRYLDPSDNTAIPVARVTVPPTVLLFQNLISALPYGTQRWIWFAFQWAALIASLALLAQYVYRVSEESCAKRNRLLVITLGLLFISGSSFWRLHVERGQIYVWYVSLFSAALYLYSRAEEKSSALQAPPLTKEEYEWLPLAASGLILGYLISLRPPFIFAIIPFLLYKKFKFVSFVAAGALTSVLITGLFFPFALWKSYEQSATFQGAMRTDAATNFTSVGVDVAEGMNIHEFLSVPGEDSSLQRIIRGATGQWVGSATLALLLVITTALLAFFMYRFHPSLSVGTNDLFLAGIAFTMLAELFIPAPRWPYADVIWLIPLALLVQKLSTTTRGTLRSTVLGLMLTGLMLNTGVHGISRLTLLGEGLFIGALLLALLSKEKKSSAFQAPPLAKEE, encoded by the coding sequence ATGAAAAGCCGCGCTATCCTCTATATCCTCCTCGCCGCCGCGATCCTTGTCGCAGTCGCGGGATTTGTTGCTGACTTCAAAAATACCGCCTTTTATGGCGGCGTGGACCTGCGTAACCGCGTCACCGCCGCGCGTGTCGCTCAAGAGTTAAAACAAGACCCGTATTTTTATAAATGGTCGCCCAAAGAAAGCGACCGCTATCTTGATCCATCAGACAACACAGCAATCCCCGTCGCGCGCGTGACGGTGCCTCCGACCGTATTGCTTTTCCAAAACCTCATCTCGGCGCTCCCCTACGGCACCCAACGGTGGATTTGGTTTGCATTCCAATGGGCCGCGCTTATTGCGTCGCTCGCACTCCTCGCACAATACGTCTATCGCGTCAGCGAAGAATCATGTGCAAAGCGCAACCGTTTACTCGTCATAACGCTTGGATTGCTATTCATTTCCGGAAGTTCTTTTTGGCGGCTCCATGTTGAACGCGGACAAATATATGTGTGGTATGTATCGCTCTTCAGCGCAGCGCTTTATTTATACAGTCGAGCAGAAGAAAAATCCTCCGCCCTTCAGGCACCTCCTTTAACAAAGGAGGAATATGAGTGGCTTCCGCTCGCCGCGAGCGGACTCATTCTCGGCTACCTCATCAGCTTGCGCCCGCCGTTTATTTTTGCAATTATCCCGTTTCTGCTTTATAAAAAATTCAAATTTGTATCATTCGTCGCTGCCGGCGCGCTAACAAGCGTCCTTATCACCGGATTATTTTTCCCGTTCGCGCTATGGAAAAGCTACGAACAATCGGCCACGTTTCAAGGCGCGATGCGTACGGATGCGGCAACGAACTTCACATCAGTTGGCGTTGATGTCGCCGAAGGCATGAACATTCACGAATTCTTGAGCGTGCCCGGAGAAGACAGCTCGCTCCAACGCATCATCCGTGGTGCAACAGGACAATGGGTAGGAAGCGCGACGCTGGCGCTGCTGCTTGTTATCACAACCGCGCTTCTTGCGTTTTTTATGTATCGTTTCCATCCGTCGCTTTCTGTAGGGACAAATGATTTATTTCTTGCCGGCATCGCATTTACCATGCTCGCGGAATTATTCATTCCCGCTCCGCGCTGGCCGTACGCGGACGTCATCTGGCTTATTCCTTTGGCATTGCTCGTACAAAAACTAAGCACAACGACACGCGGCACGTTACGCAGCACCGTGCTCGGCCTCATGCTTACGGGACTCATGCTTAATACCGGAGTACATGGCATCTCCCGGCTTACACTCCTTGGCGAAGGTCTGTTTATCGGGGCATTGCTTCTTGCGCTTTTGAGTAAGGAAAAGAAATCCTCCGCCTTTCAGGCACCTCCTTTAGCAAAGGAGGAATAA